Proteins encoded by one window of Lacipirellulaceae bacterium:
- a CDS encoding response regulator: MADKHRILIADDNEANVELMLAYLGELDVETEVAVDGEDTLEKVAAFKPDLILLDVMMPKLSGFEVCERLKEDAQTRDIMVLMVTALNELGDMERGVNSGTDDFLSKPVDKISLLKRVQNMLKLSSVTDELERLRRYIEEMESGR, translated from the coding sequence ATGGCAGACAAACATCGCATACTTATCGCTGACGACAATGAAGCCAACGTCGAGCTGATGCTCGCCTATCTTGGCGAGCTCGACGTCGAGACGGAGGTCGCCGTTGATGGCGAGGATACGCTCGAAAAAGTGGCCGCGTTCAAGCCTGATCTCATCCTGCTTGACGTAATGATGCCAAAGCTCAGCGGCTTTGAGGTGTGCGAACGACTCAAAGAAGACGCTCAAACTCGCGACATTATGGTGCTGATGGTCACGGCGCTGAACGAGTTAGGCGACATGGAACGAGGAGTCAACTCGGGAACTGACGACTTCCTCTCCAAACCGGTCGATAAGATCTCGTTGCTCAAACGCGTGCAAAACATGCTGAAGCTGAGTAGCGTGACCGACGAACTCGAGCGGTTACGACGCTATATCGAAGAAATGGAAAGCGGGCGGTAG
- a CDS encoding GxxExxY protein: MEEPDPAVDDLASQTIGAAIEVHKHLGAGFLESVYQQALAIEFRRRGISFQREAPIALQYKGEPVGEARLDFLVGNELIVELKAVESFHPIHEAQVINYLRATSKQLGLLINFNTTRLKDGGIKRIVYTT; encoded by the coding sequence ATGGAAGAGCCTGACCCAGCGGTTGATGACCTTGCTAGTCAGACGATTGGAGCTGCCATTGAAGTTCATAAGCATCTCGGTGCCGGATTTCTTGAAAGTGTTTATCAGCAAGCCTTAGCGATTGAGTTTAGAAGAAGGGGAATTTCCTTTCAGCGTGAAGCGCCGATAGCGTTACAATACAAAGGCGAGCCCGTCGGAGAAGCGCGACTGGACTTTCTTGTTGGCAACGAATTAATCGTAGAGCTAAAAGCTGTTGAGTCGTTCCACCCGATCCACGAAGCACAGGTTATCAATTACCTGAGAGCGACAAGCAAACAGCTCGGTCTACTTATCAACTTCAACACAACAAGACTTAAAGACGGTGGCATCAAGCGCATCGTTTACACAACCTAA
- the glyA gene encoding serine hydroxymethyltransferase — protein MPNFLEDSDPEVWSAVANEIERQQDGLEMIASENYTSPAVMQAAGGVLTNKYAEGYPGRRYYGGCEHVDVVETLARDRAKELFGADFANVQPHSGSQANMAIYLAALEPGDTVLGLDLAHGGHLTHGMKLNISGMLYNFVNYGVREDDHRIDFDQVAALAKEHKPKLIVAGASAYPREIPHAKFAEIAEDVGAKLMVDMAHYAGLVAAGLHDNPVPVADFVTTTTHKTLRGPRGGLVLAKKEYAKKLNSRVFPGLQGGPLMHVIAGKAVCFGEALKPEFKLYGQQVIDNAKTLAETLIAGGLNLVSGGTENHLMLVDVTPLGIGGKQAETTLDACGITVNMNMIPYDQRQPMDPSGIRIGTPALTTRGMGEAEMKSVGGWILQALSNPEDDGVLQTVRGQVSDLCSQFPVPAAAIESAAV, from the coding sequence ATGCCTAACTTTCTAGAAGACAGTGACCCAGAAGTCTGGTCGGCCGTTGCCAATGAAATCGAGCGACAGCAGGACGGGCTGGAGATGATCGCCAGTGAGAACTACACCAGTCCTGCTGTTATGCAGGCCGCTGGGGGCGTCCTCACGAACAAATATGCCGAAGGCTATCCAGGGCGGCGTTACTACGGTGGCTGCGAGCATGTGGACGTGGTCGAAACGCTGGCCCGTGATCGAGCGAAAGAACTCTTTGGTGCAGACTTCGCCAATGTCCAGCCGCACTCGGGTTCGCAAGCCAACATGGCGATCTACCTGGCGGCACTCGAACCAGGGGATACGGTCCTAGGGCTCGATCTGGCTCACGGTGGGCATCTCACACACGGGATGAAGTTGAACATCTCCGGGATGCTTTACAACTTTGTTAACTACGGAGTCCGAGAAGACGACCATCGCATCGACTTCGATCAAGTCGCGGCTCTAGCAAAAGAACACAAGCCGAAGTTGATTGTCGCAGGGGCGAGCGCCTATCCTCGTGAGATTCCGCACGCCAAGTTTGCGGAGATTGCTGAAGACGTCGGTGCGAAACTGATGGTCGATATGGCCCACTACGCGGGGTTGGTCGCTGCCGGCTTGCATGATAATCCGGTGCCCGTGGCAGACTTCGTGACGACCACCACGCATAAAACGCTCCGCGGTCCCCGCGGTGGTTTGGTGCTGGCGAAAAAGGAATACGCCAAGAAGCTCAACAGCCGGGTCTTCCCCGGATTGCAGGGCGGCCCGTTGATGCACGTGATTGCTGGCAAGGCGGTTTGCTTTGGCGAGGCGCTCAAGCCAGAGTTTAAGCTCTACGGCCAGCAAGTGATCGACAACGCGAAGACACTTGCTGAAACGCTGATCGCCGGTGGTTTAAACTTGGTCAGTGGCGGTACCGAAAACCACTTGATGTTGGTCGACGTGACGCCGCTGGGCATCGGCGGCAAGCAGGCCGAAACGACGCTCGACGCCTGCGGCATTACCGTCAATATGAATATGATCCCCTACGACCAGCGACAACCGATGGATCCCTCAGGTATCCGCATTGGCACGCCGGCGCTCACCACCCGTGGGATGGGCGAAGCCGAGATGAAGTCCGTAGGCGGCTGGATCCTGCAAGCTTTGTCCAATCCCGAAGACGACGGCGTGTTGCAAACAGTCCGCGGACAGGTGAGCGATTTGTGCAGCCAGTTCCCAGTGCCCGCGGCAGCAATTGAGTCAGCAGCCGTTTAG